DNA sequence from the Nicotiana tomentosiformis chromosome 3, ASM39032v3, whole genome shotgun sequence genome:
GCTCAGCCCATAATTCTTGTTTATCTCTAACTGTGTGCAGCCCATAAATAACTGTAAATTTAAAGCTCAAGTGACAAGCATAGAACCTTATCTCTCCATGAATGAGTTGTTAATTACAGCTTTCTGGGCTGAAACTTACCATTCTGGGGTTCCAAAGTATCCAAATTCTTCCTCGGCCATTACCATCATAGTTCCCATACCAACTCCATGCATGAGCTATTTTCTATATAATTGAATTAACATTCTTTTCATGAACTCTATGCTCTACTATTGCAATTAATgcaactttattttcttttaaaaactccttcaactccttttgcTTGTATATCTTATTCATACCCCTTATATTCCAGCTAATGATCATCATCTAAGAAGCAAGGGGTCCGGTTGGTTATTAACACTTCTACTACTGCTACTACACTGCCCTTCTCTTTGGACTAGAATTTCACTAGACTCCATTACTGTTTTGCTCACTTCCGCCAATGCCTTGAAACCATTTGTtgtgtttatattttctttgtgcaCTTCATCACCCTTTCCAGTATTTTTCTCGGCTGATTTCGCTTTCACAGTTTGCCATTCATCATCTTGCCCATTTTTTGTCCCCACACCATCTTGATGGTCAAGTACTTCTGTTTGAGTATTTGTCGATTCTTTTAATACGACACTTTCTGCATTTTGGTTAGGCCTTTTGGCCTGCCACTCATACTTATTCTTTGACGTATGTTGCCTCTCAATTTGGTCAGCTTGCTTAATCTGTTGAGGTTGTTTTTGGCATGAGTGTCCCATCTTCAAGCATACATTACAGAACTGAGGCTTCCATTCATACTCAACAACATGCTCAAATTCCTTTCCATTTGGATCCTGAACAAGTACATTAGTTGGTAATTCCTTTGTGATATCCATCTCTATTAAGACTCTTGCGTAGAAAATTCTTTCAATCTTTGTGGTACAGTCATCGGCATATAATGGTAGTCCTAGCCCACTGCTGATTCTGCTAAGAGCCCCAATCCCTCAACAATTTAGAGGTATCTTGGGGAACTTTACCCATATAGACATTGTCTTCAGCACCTCATTATTGAAGTCAAAATCCTGGGTCCAAGCCTTCATTATGATTGGCTTGCTGTTCATAGTCTGTGGCCCAGAGTAGAGTACCACATCTCTATCTTCAAGGCTATTGAATCAAACAATGAAGTATCCGTCATGATGATAATATACTTTCAGCTTATCAGTAAATTGTCCCCGGGAAGCAATGAATCTCTCTACTGCTCCTATTGATGGATTTAGCCCTACTACATACAAATGAGTGCCTTCCTCCACTTCTCTGTTTTTTATTCAATTTCAGCTTTAGGTAGTTTCACAATTTTCTTCCCATCCCTTATTTGACGAGCAATGTAGCAGAGATCCATACCTTTTGTAGCTAGGCTATTGCGCTCAAATAGATTTGCCTAAGTAGTATTGCCACTCTTGTTGTGTCCTAAATCCAATCGTCGTTGAGCCGTCAGGTGCCCCTTTTTGTTGATCGATCACCTCTTGAGTATGCTCCTCTGAGCTAGGTTGGATTTGTATTCCTTTCCCCAGATCCTTCTGCATCCGTTCACCGCTCGGATTTTCCCCAATTTTGGACTCCCCACTGCGATTCGAGAGTGCTGGCCATCCTTATACACTTCTTGGGTTTTGAACAACAGGCGTTGTCACCGGTGTCTTCTTTGTAGCATCGTTGATCAATAGATCTGATATATTCATCTTGGTTTCCGTCTTTCTCGGCCGTCCCCTACCCATGCCGGCAGGGGGTGAACGTTAGTCAATCACGGTTAACGTTCACTTAAGAGGAGTGAGAACTTTTCGTCGCTATTTTGCTTTAATTTCAATTGCTTTGAAAAGACATATATTTTCAACACCCATAATGGTATTTATATGTACTAGTATTAGGGTTTAGGTGGAGATTAATTAAGTGGCTTATAGGTGAACTAAACCTAAATAAATAATACCCCAATTTATATGATGCATTTTGCTTTACGAGATTCAAATTTCATAATTTTGGCAATATATTTAAACATAAAATCTTAAGTTTTACGAAATAAAGTTTACATATTTGAAATCATAAGTCACGGATAGttataattcaaaatatttaaagaaaTATAAGAAATTACAGTCCAAGAACAACTCGTTTGACACTCGAAATTCGAACGCCATCACATAAGTtgggacggagggagtaatatttcCAACAATAATATTTCACAGTTTGAATATTCATAGTTGATTTTATCAATAATTTAATGGATGATTATATCATTAGTTTCATTTGTCTGACAAAACGAGGACTCGTCAAATAAAAGGAGAAAATTGTGGGTTTTAGCAAGTGGAACTTCACTACAAGAGAGGCTAACTTCAGATGTGCATAATGAATTCAGATTACTGTTCAAGCACTAGGAATAGGCAAAATGCAAATGTAGTACTGTATCAACAATGGAGTCACAGTTAGTTTTCACAGTGGTTGCGGCACTTCTACATTATCTTGCATTTATTCAGACCTATTGTAATAGCACCAAATTGAGCAAATAGAGCCAAGAGGGGTTCCTTTTACTAGTCTATAATATTTATTGTTTCGTTACAAAATTTGGAGCAAAAGTTCAGTTTTAATCATTCAACATAAATGAAGACGTTGTTCCTCTTAGAAAGGCAAGTACACAAAGGAAGAAGTAGCAGATTTCATGCTAACACCCAAACTGTAGCTAATGGAAGAAAAACTACACTGTCAAACAGAAGACAGAGTTTGAACATACTGATAAGCACTAAGGCAATTACAACATAAATCTCCTTGAATATCACTCGGCAATCCCAAGTCAAGAATGATTTTAATCTTCCTCCGTGCAAAATTATAGGAAATGACTTTGCCAAATATGACTATCAATACTGCAGTATCCTTTTCCTTGACTCCCTT
Encoded proteins:
- the LOC138907423 gene encoding uncharacterized protein, translated to MDITKELPTNVLVQDPNGKEFEHVVEYEWKPQFCNVCLKMGHSCQKQPQQIKQADQIERQHTSKNKYEWQAKRPNQNAESVVLKESTNTQTEVLDHQDGVGTKNGQDDEWQTVKAKSAEKNTGKGDEVHKENINTTNGFKALAEVSKTVMESSEILVQREGQFIYGLHTVRDKQELWAELKAIHSREQVPWVAMGDYNVVLNIDDRIYGNPVQETEVKDFRKLLDDTGMAELKTIMDPHFSDHSPLCLNVEVKSKRKPIPFRLSNYMAEHEEFLTVLKVGWAKRVQGNQMERIWAKLKEVKQELKKLFPHNKNSIEKKKRH